One part of the Gossypium raimondii isolate GPD5lz chromosome 1, ASM2569854v1, whole genome shotgun sequence genome encodes these proteins:
- the LOC105786554 gene encoding jasmonate-induced oxygenase 2, whose product MMNCLQSWPEPVVRVQSLSESGIRAIPDRYIKPPSDRPGFENQEHVDIPVVDLKNLFSHDRTLHEETLKLISSACKEWGFFQAVNHGISHELMKRTREVWREFFNSPLEVKQEYANAPTTYEGYGSRLGVQKGAILDWSDYFFLHYLPVHLRNPSKWPSLPSSCRDLISEYGAEVVKLCGRLLKAMSISLGLKEDYLQNAFGGEDIGACLRVNFYPKCPQPDLTLGLSSHSDPGGMTLLLPDHDIAGLQVRKNGKWITVKPVPNAFIVNVGDQIQVMSNAIYKSVEHRVIVNSVKDRVSLAFFCNPQSDLLIEPAKELVSEDRPALYSPMTFDEYRLYIRTYGPRGKTQVEFSGSNR is encoded by the exons ATGATGAATTGTCTTCAGAGTTGGCCTGAACCAGTGGTTCGAGTTCAATCTTTGTCTGAAAGTGGCATAAGAGCTATTCCAGACCGGTATATCAAGCCGCCAAGTGACAGACCCGGTTTTGAGAACCAAGAACACGTTGATATTCCCGTTGTTGATCTTAAAAACCTGTTCAGCCATGACCGTACCCTGCATGAAGAAACCCTCAAACTCATCTCCAGCGCGTGTAAAGAATGGGGTTTCTTCCAAGCGGTGAACCATGGCATTAGCCATGAGCTCATGAAGCGTACGCGCGAGGTGTGGCGTGAGTTCTTTAACTCACCGCTTGAAGTTAAACAAGAATACGCCAACGCGCCGACAACCTACGAAGGGTACGGTAGTCGGCTGGGTGTTCAGAAAGGTGCTATCCTTGATTGGAGTGATTActtttttcttcattatttgCCTGTTCATTTGAGGAATCCAAGCAAGTGGCCTTCACTGCCCTCATCTTGCAG GGATTTGATTTCGGAATATGGGGCTGAAGTTGTAAAACTATGTGGAAGGCTTCTCAAGGCCATGTCTATTAGTCTTGGATTAAAAGAAGATTATCTACAAAATGCATTTGGTGGAGAAGATATCGGTGCTTGTTTAAGGGTCAATTTTTATCCAAAGTGTCCTCAACCTGACCTTACACTAGGCCTTTCGTCCCACTCGGATCCCGGTGGCATGACTTTGCTCCTCCCCGACCACGACATTGCTGGTCTCCAAGTTCGTAAAAATGGCAAGTGGATCACTGTGAAACCCGTCCCCAATGCTTTCATCGTTAACGTTGGAGACCAGATTCAG GTGATGAGTAATGCGATTTACAAGAGTGTTGAACACCGTGTGATTGTGAACTCAGTGAAAGATCGAGTTTCCCTAGCTTTCTTCTGCAACCCCCAGAGTGATCTACTCATTGAACCAGCCAAGGAGCTTGTAAGTGAGGACCGGCCAGCGCTATACAGTCCCATGACGTTCGATGAGTATAGGCTTTATATTAGGACCTACGGTCCACGTGGCAAAACACAAGTTGAATTTTCGGGATCTAATAGATag